GCCCTGCGGCCCTTCCAGCCGGGCTTGGAGAGCATGTAGCCGGCCGTGGTGGAGAACACCAGCTGACTGGTGACCGACAGCACGACCACGATCATGCTGTTCTTGATGTACGTGGCCACCGGCACCTGCTCGAAGACCGTCCGGTAGGCCCGCAGGGTCGGGTGCTGCGGCAGCAGGGAGGCGTTCGCCCCGAAGACGTCCTCACTGGTGCTCTTCAGCGAGGCCAGGAACTGCCACAGCAGCGGCCCGACGGTGAGGCCGAGCACGAGGAACAGCAGCAGGTAGCGGACGACCAGCTCCCGGGGGCGGCCGTAGTCCCGCCAGCGGGGCATCAGGCGCCGGCGCTTCTCCACGGCCGTGGTCATGCCTCGTCCTCCTTCGTCAGGCGCTGCGCCAGCAGGGTCAGCCCCAGCGTCAGCAGGAACAGGGCCACGCTGACCGCCGAGCCGTAACCGGCGTTGCCGGTCATCGGGTCCAGGCCGACGTCCCGGATGTAGAAGGGCAGGGTGCGGTCGGCGCCGCCGGGGCCGCCCGTGGCGCTGCCGAGCATGTAGATCTCCGTGAACACCCGCAGCGAGCCGATGCCGGTGAGCGTGCCGACGAGCATCATGGCCTGCCGCACGCCGGGGACGGTGATGTGCCAGAAGCGGCGGACGGCGCCGGCCCCGTCGATGGACGCCGCCTCGTGCAGCTCCTTCGGCACGTTCCCGAGCGCGGCCAGGTAGAAGACCATGTACCAGCCCAGCCCCTTCCACAGGGTCAGGCCCATCGCGGACAGCAGGATCAGCCAGGAGTCGGACAGGAACGGGATGGCGCTCTTGATCAGATGGGCCTTCTCCAGCCACGTGTTGACCAGCCCGTCGTCGGCCAGCAGCCACTGCCAGCTCAGACCCACGACCACGCTGGAGGCGAGCACCGGTGTGTAGAAGGCCGACCGGAAGAACCCGATGCCGGGCAGGTTCTTCTCCACCAGGACGGCCAGCATCAGCGGCAGCAGCACCATCAGCGGCACCACGATCAGCGCGTACAGGATGCTGTTGCGGGTCGCCAGCCAGAAGTCGGAGTCGTCCAGCATCCGCGTGTAGTTGGACAGCCCGACGAAGCTCGCGGCACCGCCGAGCGGCTTGGCATTGGTGAACGACAACAGGAGGGTGTTGAGGAACGGGAACACCCCGAAGACCACCGCGCAGAGGATCGCGGGAGCGGTCCACAGCCAGGGCAGCCACCAACGGCGGTACATCGCCGCTCCGTTGGCGCCCGGAGCGGGGCCGGGCAGCAGGGCCCGGCGGAGCCGGCGTATACGGGACGGGGCCGCGCCCGGCACGGAGGCTGCGCTCCCCGCACCGGGCACGGACACCGGCTTCGTGATCTGCGTCGCCATCAGCTGCTCTGCTTCAGCAGCTCGTTCGCCTTGGCCTGGGCGTCCTTCACCGCCTGTGCCGGGCTCTTCTTGCCCTGCATCGCCAGCTGCACCTGGCCCACGATGGCGTTCTGCACGGCCGTGGAGAAGTTGGTCTGGTAGGCGGTGGCCGTCTTGAGCTGCTCGGCGACGAGCTTGCGGGCCTCGGAGAACGGATCGCTGCCGCTGACGTTCTGGAAGAACGGGTCGTCCAGCGAGGCGGTGGTCGTCGGGAAGATCACGACGCTCGGGTCCTTGCACCAGGCCGTCTGGTTCTGGGCGTTGGTGAGGAACTTCGCGAACGCCAGCGCTGTTGGGGCGTTCTTGCTGGTCGCGGCGGTCGCTATGTACTGCGGGGCACCGGTGGTGTGGCCGAGCGCGTCGAAGGGCTGCTGGCCGACGCCGGTCTTGGCGTAGATCGACGGGCTGTTCTGCTTCACGAAGCGCACGAAGCTCGGGTTCGTGGAGCCGTAGGCGACCTTGCCCTGGCTGTACAGCGTGGAGGGGTCGTTGTTGGAGGACAGCGAGTCCTTC
The nucleotide sequence above comes from Streptomyces sp. NL15-2K. Encoded proteins:
- a CDS encoding sugar ABC transporter permease is translated as MATQITKPVSVPGAGSAASVPGAAPSRIRRLRRALLPGPAPGANGAAMYRRWWLPWLWTAPAILCAVVFGVFPFLNTLLLSFTNAKPLGGAASFVGLSNYTRMLDDSDFWLATRNSILYALIVVPLMVLLPLMLAVLVEKNLPGIGFFRSAFYTPVLASSVVVGLSWQWLLADDGLVNTWLEKAHLIKSAIPFLSDSWLILLSAMGLTLWKGLGWYMVFYLAALGNVPKELHEAASIDGAGAVRRFWHITVPGVRQAMMLVGTLTGIGSLRVFTEIYMLGSATGGPGGADRTLPFYIRDVGLDPMTGNAGYGSAVSVALFLLTLGLTLLAQRLTKEDEA